One window from the genome of Alosa alosa isolate M-15738 ecotype Scorff River chromosome 15, AALO_Geno_1.1, whole genome shotgun sequence encodes:
- the grk7b gene encoding rhodopsin kinase grk7-b, whose translation MCDMGGLENLVANTAYLKAQAGDHKEMRRRRRSLALPKPEQCSALRFSVGNDFEALCQQQPIGKRLFRQFLRDAAVPEYLAAVEFLDELAGWELAEAGTKDKARQNIINRFCKADSNSFLTFLTGGVAERCKVVTEKDFEEVVKGQVRDATRDFLRGNPFTEYQNSPYFDKFLQWKQYEKLPINEKYFYEFRTLGKGGFGEVCAVQVKNTGQMYACKKLDKKRLKQEAGEKMALVEKQILEKINSPFLVNLAYAYDTPDHLCLVMTLMTGGDLKYHIYDVGERGIEMDRVVYYTAQIATGLLHLHTMNIVYRDMKPENVLLDSQGQCRLSDLGLAVELPNGKIICQKAGTSGYMAPEILKMEPYRMSVDWWALGCSIYEMVAGRLPFKDYKEKVQRDEVARRTFEDECKYTHKNFDALTKKIINLFLKKRIIDRLGCNGDDPRKHEWFKSINFARLEAGLIEPPWTPKPNVVYAKDTGDIRDFSEVRGNINFDAVDQKFFKVFSTGAVSIPWQQEMIDSGLFEELNDPSRVESSSALVTAEEKKSKSCTLL comes from the exons ATGTGTGACATGGGGGGCCTGGAAAACCTGGTGGCCAACACGGCCTACCTGAAAGCCCAGGCCGGCGACCACAAGGAGATGCGGCGCCGGAGGCGTAGCCTGGCACTCCCCAAGCCCGAGCAGTGCTCCGCCTTGCGCTTCTCCGTTGGCAACGACTTTGAGGCGCTGTGCCAGCAGCAGCCCATCGGCAAGAGGCTTTTCCGCCAGTTCCTGCGAGACGCCGCCGTGCCCGAGTACTTGGCCGCTGTCGAGTTCCTGGACGAGCTCGCCGGCTGGGAACTAGCCGAGGCCGGAACCAAAGACAAGGCCCGGCAGAACATCATCAACCGGTTCTGCAAGGCCGACTCCAATAGCTTCCTGACCTTCCTGACAGGTGGCGTGGCAGAGAGATGCAAGGTTGTCACAGAGAAGGACTTCGAGGAGGTAGTGAAGGGGCAGGTGAGGGACGCCACTAGGGACTTCCTTAGGGGAAACCCCTTCACCGAGTACCAGAACAGCCCGTACTTTGACAAGTTCCTACAGTGGAAGCAGTATGAGAAGCTGCCAATCAATGAGAAATACTTCTACGAGTTCAGGACCCTAGGCAAAGGAGGCTTTGGAGAG gtGTGCGCCGTGCAGGTGAAGAATACGGGCCAGATGTACGCCTGTAAGAAGCTGGACAAGAAGCGGCTGAAGCAGGAAGCCGGGGAGAAGATGGCCCTGGTGGAGAAGCAGATCCTGGAGAAGATCAACAGCCCATTCCTGGTCAACCTGGCTTACGCCTACGACACACCCGACCACCTGTGCCTGGTCATGACCCTCATGACTGGCGGCGACCTCAAGTACCACATCTACGACGTGGGCGAGCGTGGCATCGAGATGGATCGCGTGGTGTATTACACGGCACAGATCGCCACTGGCCTCCTGCACCTGCACACCATGAACATCGTCTACCGTGACATGAAGCCGGAGAACGTGCTGCTGGACAGCCAAGGCCAGTGCCGGCTCTCAGACCTGGGACTGGCGGTGGAACTGCCCAATGGGAAGATTATCTGCCAAaag gctGGCACAAGTGGCTACATGGCCCCAGAGATCCTGAAGATGGAGCCGTACCGCATGTCAGTGGACTGGTGGGCCCTGGGCTGCAGCATCTACGAGATGGTGGCCGGCCGCCTGCCCTTCAAAGACTACAAGGAGAAGGTCCAGAGAGACGAGGTGGCCAGGCGTACCTTCGAAGACGAgtgcaagtacacacacaagaACTTTGATGCTCTCACCAAGAAGATCATCAACCTGTTCCTGAAGAAGAGAATCATTGATCGGCTCGGATGCAA TGGCGACGACCCCCGGAAACACGAGTGGTTCAAGTCCATCAACTTCGCCCGTCTGGAGGCGGGCCTCATCGAGCCCCCCTGGACACCCAAGCCCAACGTGGTCTACGCCAAAGACACAGGCGACATCCGCGACTTCTCCGAGGTCAGGGGCAACATTAACTTTGATGCCGTCGACCAGAAGTTCTTCAAGGTGTTTAGCACAGGGGCGGTGTCCATCCCTTGGCAACAAGAGATGATTGACAGCGGGCTCTTTGAAGAGCTGAATGACCCCAGCAGGGTGGAGTCGTCCTCAGCACTGGTCACTGCGGAAGAGAAGAAGTCCAAATCCTGCACACTGCTCTAA